One window from the genome of Oryctolagus cuniculus chromosome 1, mOryCun1.1, whole genome shotgun sequence encodes:
- the ORYCUNV1R1510 gene encoding vomeronasal 1 receptor oryCunV1R1510 yields the protein MSSLKHVYYFQAGIGVLTNAFLFLFHIFTIYWDHRPKPTDVATCHLAFVHIVMLFTVLDILSANMFMSLNFPNDLKCKALLYIFRVMRGLSICTTSLLSIIQVITISPSTFCLSRFKYKLTSHVIHAFCYFWSLSLFSNSNMIIYTVAHSNMTNILNVSKYCSLSSMDPIIMELYFILTLSQNVFFVGIMLLSSAYMVIFLSSHQKRSEYLHSINTSPRTSPATRATQTVLWLVSLFVIMYCLDIIITSFLTMLWKYDPVVLDIQRLVGSVYATISPLVLISSDRRITGILQNVIDIALILKSS from the coding sequence ATGTCATCATTAAAACATGTGTATTATTTCCAAGCTGGCATTGGAGTCTTAACCAatgccttcctttttctcttccataTCTTCACAATCTACTGGGATCATAGGCCTAAACCCACTGATGTGGCCACCTGTCACTTGGCTTTTGTCCACATAGTAATGCTATTCACTGTACTGGATATTTTATCTGCAAACATGTTCATGTCGCTGAATTTTCCAAATGACTTGAAATGTAAGGCTTTGCTCTATATATTCAGGGTGATGAGGGGCCTCTCCATCTGTACCACCTCCCTCCTGAGTATCATCCAGGTCATCACCATCAGCCCCAGCACCTTCTGTTTGTCAAGATTTAAATATAAACTCACAAGTCATGTTATCCATGCTTTCTGCTATTTTTGGTCACTCAGCTTGTTTTCCAATAGCAACATGATTATCTACACTGTAGCTCATTCCAATATGACCAATATACTCAATGTCAGTAAGTACTGCTCACTTTCTTCAATGGACCCCATCATCATGGAACTATATTTCATTCTCACATTGTCTCAAAATGTCTTCTTTGTAGGAATCATGTTGCTCTCCAGTGCATACATGGTGATTTTCTTATCTAGCCACCAGAAGAGGTCTGAGTACCTTCACAGCATAAACACTTCCCCAAGAACCTCCCCAGCAACAAGGGCCACCCAAACTGTCCTGTGGCTGGTGAGTTTGTTTGTGATCATGTACTGTTTGGATATCATCATCACTTCCTTCTTAACCATGTTGTGGAAATATGATCCAGTTGTCTTGGATATCCAGAGGCTTGTGGGAAGTGTTTATGCCACTATCAGTCCCTTGGTGCTAATTAGTTCTGATAGAAGAATAACTGGTATTCTTCAAAATGTGATTGATATagcattgattttaaaaagttcatga